gatttggatttattttctcaaaaacCACTGAACATCTATGTTTCCAGATGAACCATAAAATGGTAAATATTTCTCCACTAGATGATTTAACTATGTGCCTGAAAGCTATTAGATGTTACATTCCATTGAGCATCGTTCCAAAGAATGACATATATCTTGATGATTATGTATACCAATGTAGATCAACTTGAGAACCATTAGACGTTACATTCCATAATTTTTCCAAACTTGAAATAGCTTGGATTCCACAATAAAACTTGCCCTTACACAAAAATAGTACCCAAAAGATTTGTTGGATCCGTCCCTACaagtagaggtgtaaaacgtgttggcacaacacaacacaacacaacccaTTTAGAGGACAGCCCGTTGTGCTATGTGTCGTGTTGTACCATGCCAAAAATTAAGGAGTGCTATATTGTGACGTGCTGGAGGGCGTGTTGTGCCTGGCGCATTTGttttacatttttcaaactaaaTATTTTCAACATATGTAGATACTATATATGTTGTTATTGAAATAAATCGACATGATGAATATAGAATGTCAAAAAATGGTTAGAATTAACACTGCTTTTTGAAATATACGAAAATATATGTAGTATTGTACAATATTGTGCAACTTTATATATGATATGACGTGCTTTGTTAGCGTGTTGTGCCGTGTTGTATCATGTGTTTATCCGTGCCACGTGTTGTGCCGCTGTGCCGATTATCCTAACCCAGCACAACACATTAAACTAACTTGATGTGTCGTGTTGGGATGTCTCACATGCTGGGCTGGGCTGTGCCCGTGCTGACACAGCCGTGTTTACACCTCTACCCGCAAGCACTCGAGGCGTCAAGCACACTCTACTTTAGAATCTCTCTCAACGGGAAAGAAAACATTTAGAACACCGTAATTACGACCCATTTACTATGTTTGGGTTTTCACTTTTCATATTTCAAAGGTAAAAATTGTCATTCGGTATCGAATGTTGGCACCCATTCCAAAAATGTTAAATTAGCCAAATATCATGATAGCTTGTAGACCACCAAACGAAGAGACCGAAATTGTATGGCACTTGCTAGTCCACTATGCAGTCAGCGATATACAACAGAAATGCACCCCTCCCTCCAATAAACAGAAAATAACTCAGCTGAAGAAAAGTCTACAGTAGGAAATCCATGAATCTAGTCCACATAAAATATGATGACTTGTTTGCTTCCTTCTGATTAGCTTCATTGGAGCATGAGATGGACTTTACTATCACCGTCGGtttcaaacacaaaaagaaattcCTTGATCCCAAACTTATCAATTTCTCTGCCGGATTCAAGCCTGCATTAATcatagcaacaaaaaaaaaaaaaccattaatAATCGTATCCGGTACACGTGCATTAATCATTTGAGAACCGTTTTCTCACATCTATCTGAAAAAACCGTAAATAACGTTTTCtaatcaagaaaatcataagaaaaagattaagccaaGATTAATCAagagattaaagaaagaaaaagattaaTCAAGATTTACTTTCTAAGCAGAACTGAGAGTAATGAAGTTCAAATGAATTAGGAttagtttcaatcaacaaaggtCTTCTTTTCTCTTTAACATAAATCTCTAAAGCAGATTTAATCAATTCCTCAACACTTTTCTCTGATGATGTTATAACTTGAACAGGTCCTAAACTTCTTTCAATCGTCACATTCAACAAAAGTTTCGTCAATTTCTTCCTGCTATCATCCATTCCCTTTGGGTTGATGTCTAACCTCCGGATCTTCATTGAACGATGATCAGATGTACTTGGTTGATTGATATCAGATGAAGTTTCTCTGCCGCCTACTGCTGCTAGTTGTTGTGTAGAAGAACTCATTGTTTAGGATTCGTGTTGTGGAGAAGTGGGGTTTTGCAAATTTTTGTTGATATATAGTGAATTTATGAGGGAGAGATTTCGGAGATCTTTTTATATAGTGAATGGGATTTTTAAGAGAGGGCGGAATCAAGGAAATTTCCTAGAAGGTTCAACGGTTAGATGGATATGGATTTTGGAATATTATTGACAACTACAAAACGTAATAACTACTACTACCACTATCACTGGTTGTCATTGCCCTTGAGTACTTGGTCTGTTGGTTAGGTTATGATTTCTTGGTGGATTGAAAATTAAGAAGGTAGAGTGGCAGACTATCCAATTATCCACCACAAATTTTGGCACCAAGGGTGATTTTATAGCTAATTTTCATGATTGGGGTTGGGGGGTGACGCAAATGTTATAGCCACAACACAAGGTCCCAGCTATTATATGTTGTACTAGGCACATGTATTGCGTGGGTAGATCTTGAGAATGTGTTTCCTATCTATGATTCTAGAGTTGTTACTTATGTCTGGGTGTAATAGGAAATCTTTCCCGCATCCATGATTCTGGAGTTATTAGGTGCGAGGATATCTGATGCCAATTACATAATTGGGATTTGGAACCCAGAATTGAGGATTGAGCATTTTTTTTCTCCTCATAATTGGTTTATTGTGTTTTTTACTGTAGAAATGGGTCAcctatataaaataaaataaaataaaataaatgagctGAATTATGAACGGGATGAAATCTACACTGAATATAAACCCTGTGCAGTGATGAGGCTATGACACAATGCAAGAGCAATAAATGAATGATCAACATGCAAATGCTCTGCAGGTTAATAAGGTTCCGGCTCACCGTCCGTTTATCAGGGTATATTCCAGTATCTTTCTTCGGGTTTCTAACCTTGTTACTTGCTTATCTTTTAGCCGAAAAATAGGAATCCTAGTTTGTAGCTAGAGCCGTTGTCGGCGTGGTTCTATCATCAGCAACATCGTGCAGTTTAGCTAATTTCTATCACCAAAATGTGTCACCACTAGCTAGAGAACAACCAAACACAAAGTGGGATTTCAGTCGctcagagcaactgcagtggacgactaagagCAAATTTCTAGTCGAATGGGCTGGCGTAGtgagacggaccatcgatcaaaatttgatcaaagagtaaaactcagaccaaatttggtcggcgatcaagaccaaacccagatatagtcgagcggtcatatagttcacgccccaccaccaggcggttatataatctacgtcccacaccaggcgtacgTAAAGTCCCCGCACCACACCAGGCGTACGTAAAGTTTACGCttcacatggggcgtacgtaaagtctacgccccattttttatttttatttttaattttgtatggggcgggcattatacccccgccccattctttgttttccaaaaattttttgtggggcgggctttatacctccgccccacttctttttttttttgttttttttttttttaagaatctcCCCAATCAAGCGGACGTATatcccacgccccacaccaggcgaatatATAGTGTACGCTCGATCAAATTTGGTCTTTCACCCGTAACGTCAaacaccagactaaactcaaatttgatcgtttgttttggtctttgatctttggttatgatcgtaccactgtggacgctctcaAGGAACATAATAAAATGATAAACTTAAAGGATATTTTGAAATAGAGGTCGACATTGGGTTCATAGTCACAccttttgggattttttttattCCTAACTTTTTTCTCAAATCATCTACGGTGGAATTCTCACTTTAAACTACTTCTGCGAGTTTTTTTTAATCACGGCACTATTATGACATCCGCAGTCTTCGGACAATACTCAAATCCAGAAAGTTCGAACTAGAACTAACcgggtccagatcgtctgtgccactgcttgtagggctgcacataaccgactcgacccgccgacccgacccacacccgtcgaaaaatacccgtacccgaaccgacccacctaggtatgggtcgactatgggtgaggcacgtgaaaacccaccgtatgttgggtcggttgcgggtaggaacttccttcacccgacccgacccaccaacccgcccaatattccctagcatgctaccccttagattttctatcctagaatgaatctcagccattggattgaaaaaataaaatacctaaccctaactaagcatcgcactcgcagcccacacctatcacttcggcctcttcttctctccttctcagagacagaGTCACAGAGACTCTTCTTCCTTCGTCAATTCGttgttcttgaatcttgattagTGAACTGAAGGTATGAATCAACTTAAAACTTGTTCCCAACTAGTTGAACTCTATGTACTGTTGATTGTTCTTGACTTTCTAAATAAATCTAGGGAttcatttgaaattgatttcaatttcccgcaagatataaaatatgacgggtaacccaccacccgacccgacccaacccgccttaTTGTGGGTTGGGTGAAAAGCGACCCATTGTTAtggtgggtcggttgcgggtgaaaagttcaattacccaccatcagtgggtcgggtggtgggtgaggccaaacccgacccaacccgacccatgtgcagccctaactgCTTGGGTGTGtcctatgtgccacaccaatagaaacacggtattttctcttggatttgtaatatcttctttaactaattaattatctttcctaatcgattagtgttgtataaatagaaaatctatttagttagtcatggttaatgagaggaatgatgtggcgtgtttctattggtatggcacatagggcacacacaagcagtggcacagacgatctcgacccGAACTAACCTGCCACCTCCAGGTCCAGGTCAGTAGAACCATATTTAATTGAGGTTACTGGCGAGCACTCAAGGGCAGGGACAGTTCTATGAGAGGCTAACTTGAACTTTAGCAGAAAGGTGCGAATTGGACTCGCTGAAACTCGCCGAGTTAACCAAACCCGGTCTTCCCTAACCTACCCTCCCTAGTTAAGGTTAAGGTTAACATGTCTGCCACCTTTGTTCGAACAtgtcttcatttttcatttcctAGATtcgaaggaaaaagaaaacagatggggagaaagaaaagagaagataaGTCGATCACTTTACTATTGATGATTTCATAATTATTCCTTAAATCACCCTTTGTTCACAGATTTCATATTGATAATAACTGTTCATGATTAAGAATCCTTTATTTGCAGacgaggaaagttgaagacgaagGAGATTGGGGTTAATTCGATCGTCGAAACAAGTAAGTAAATATAACCCAATCcattattttacttgaactgCACGATGTGTTgtgttaattttccatttttgtaATTTATGGTTGAATTGAAATCGCCACTGAAATCGTGAATTCCCGACTgtgaaattgaaattagggttttctaaaatTAGTTTCTATTAAAGTTGAAATTTGGAAAATTATGAATTTGCTCCAATTTAATCCACGGAAATGTACATTGAACGTTGGGTTCGAAGAAAAACTTAGTTTTTGTAATTTCGTTCATATGGATGTGAAATTTTTTTTGGTATGCACGAtggatgtttgataaaatgtgtcATAAGTTTCCATAAGTGAATTTTTGTACGACATGTTAGGGATATTGACGGAAAGAGACTACTATTTTGTTTTTCTGTTCATAGGAATTTGTTTTTCTCCTTTACCGGTATCGTTACCATCCTAGGAAGCAGGGGTGACTGATCACTAAGAAGGGATGTGCTATCTATTACTGTATATGACTAGTTTCGAATTTATTGAGTTTGGATGCTGCAAATGTAATGTAGAGAGTTAGTATAGATTGACACTTAATTAGTCCATAAGGTTTGCTCACAGATGACCAAAAGAGTATAATTTAAAACATTTTGGTTGGTTTGTTAAATAGTTCAGATGTTTAAAACTATTAGGTGATTGTTAGCTGATTGTTAGCTGGACAGTTAGATTGCGAAACCAGAATCGCTAAGATGGATTGGTACATGCTCACATTTCCATGGTCATATTCATTTAGACTTTTGAACCTTTTACGGATAGACTTTTAGACCTTTAACGGATAGATCAAAAATGAAATATACAGATATTTTCATCAGCCAAGTGTTTTTCCATGTTCACTTAATTCTTCTGCTAATTCCTGCCACTTATGTCTAATTGTGACCTTCCAAAGAATCATGAATTTTACATTCATCAGATTGGTTGTTCTGGCCATATTGAGCGCAAGGTAATTTTTTCTCTATGATTTGCTAACACCGAGCTCTCCTTTTCAGTCAGTAGGTGTTTCTTTTTTTATTCATGTAAATAACGGTCTTGCATTGGGTACTAAGAATGTGAAAGGAAGACTCCTAATTGAACTGGTTTAGTCTTTATATTTCTAATCTTTACTGCTTTTAAGAGCATTTGTGATTAGAAATATGAATATTAACCCAACTTCAGTTGGAAAACTTGTTGGTATATCTGTTAAGGGTTTGGTTACTCAAATACTTCGGAAAGCGGCTAACTACACCTCAAATTCCTGGTATGTTGCATCATTTCTTTTATCACAAAATTAGATGGTAGAATTAGAAAATCTGCATACCGCACATTAGAAATATTTTAGCAAAGACATGCTTTTGACAATCCTCACCACCATATTCTTAACACAATTAGTGTATCGTAACTGGTTTTATATCACGAAAAGGGTACacttctctcaatgtctcataaAAAAATTGCGTAGCTTGGTTGAATGTCACATAATATAAATTGGGTAGCTTCCCTGAATGTCgcataaaaaaaattggttagaCAATAGAAGGATCGTCTAAAATAAATTGGGTCAACTAGTCTATAGGCGTATTAACTTATTTGGATTTTGTTCTCGCAGATGACTTGTGCTCATTTATAATTTATGGAGCTCTGTCAAAGATGTTTCATGCACGAAACATGTTTTAGACTGTTAAGAGTAAATGTTTTCATATACGAATCATCTCCGGACTTAAATGCACTATAACAGGATTACAAGAAAGAAATGGATTTGTACCTTAAATAGGTGAGATGtatgttttagttttgttttggtGAGTAGCTGATGGTTTTGTGTGAATGAATTGGGTTTATAGTAAATTTTGGGTTCTGTTCGAATTTGAACCCTATAAATCAGTAGAAAGAACATCAGGTAAAATTGTGCTGCCGCTATTAGAGATTTTtatgagtttgtgaactgaaagagGAGTTGGTGGAGTTGGTTGGGTTTGCAAACAAGGCTTAAGTGGGGTTCGACTTGGATTGAGGGTTATCTGAAATGATGTTGGTGACAGACACAGGGAAGATGTCTTAGGAGTATTGGTGCTGTTGTTTCAGTGAAGAAAATCTACAGCAGAGAAATGCATTGAAGGAATTGATGGTGGTACTGAATTGTGAGAAATGGAGAACAACAGCTGCAAGCAATGGAACTGAGACATGTCAAGGTTTGCTGGCAGTGGTGAATGACTGAGCAGAAGTAGATGAATGTTAAGAAAATGTGTATTAGTTGATTTTTTGCTGGCAGTGGTGAAAGAGCTGTATTTGTTGCAGTTCATGGAAGTAATGTATTGCAGGTGGTTTTGAGGTTGTACAGTTGGGATCTAAATCAAGGATGAAGCAGCTGAGAGTACAGTATCGTAGGAGCTAACCTAACCAGGGTAGTTAACCTAACTCGACTAGGGAGGGTAAGTTAGGGAAAACCGGGTTTGGTTAACTCGGTGAGTTTCAGCGAGTCCAACTCGCACCTTTCTGCCAGTTTTTAACGTTTCAGACCCTGTTTGCCCCTTTCCTGGAAATAGTGAATTTCCATGACCTTTACTCTATTTTGCGTGGGTTAGAATATTTGGTCTAGAATTAATTAGCATTGGCGTTGTATTGTACTGTAACTTGAGAATCTGTCTTGTATCTATCATTCCAGAGTTATTTCTAAATGTCCAGGTGATAGGAAATCTTTCCTGGATCCATGATTCTGGAATTATTAGGTGAGAGGAAATGTACGTATGATGGTAATTATAGaatcaaatcaaaaaataaagaagaggacTATATGAATCCCGGCTTTAAATTTTCGCTAAGAAGTGGGTGCAAAAATGGACAGTTAAATCAAAAACTGCAGATTGTTAATTGGTTATTTGACCGACCGGAGGGCCGGAAGGAGGGAGTTCCTTGTatgtccatttttttttgtaaaatatagACTAACACAAATgttcaatttgataaaaagattgaaaatttggTGTTATTCTTTGGGACATGAAAAACCTAAAATGTCCTCCTCTTTTAGTCTAATTATCAGAACTCCTTGTTCATCATATTTTTTTGGTATaattgacaaccaaactttaatataacatatctagaaATCCGTGCCTTAAAATTTCACAAATTTTATGTCATTGTAAAGGATTTTAAAAactctacacaacgagtacaaacaacaatataaaattcAATGTTTTTACGAAAATTTCGATGATGACTTTTAAAATTTAATGCATAGTCATTATGTAAAGCACCACAAATGATGCATAATACATGGGAAAATTGATGCAAACCACCATAAAGGATACGTAGCACATGGGATAAATTGATGCAAACCACCAGAAAAGATGCATAAAAATGGGAGAAATCTATGTAAACTATCATAAATTATATGCATATCAATTTTAGCCGTATAACACCATTACGCATAAtggtgtttcgtttttcttcggcCGACCCTCCCCATCGTGACAGCGGTGATCTAGTATTTTAAAAGATAGTAATAAGGTGACATCCATTCTTTCTAAAGTGGCTAGAACTCAAAAtctcacaaaaaaataaaaatggtttgAGAGTTCTGACTCGTGAGAGATCTTCTCAGATTCAAATTGTGGTTGGCGTGAGACCTTTTGTTGTTTGTGGACTgtgaccaatgtagttaatatcggatatcggttcatctcggtcgggaccgatacactggtacgattttatatcggggatattatcgttgaaatatcggtataatatcggttctagatttagagactataattttatattaaacattttctccacacattttcggataagatataatagataacatcaattttatcaaaaaaacaaaagagtaactttagtaacttgcttcgagagctacatgcacctctactaccacctggaagactttcttcgccaaaattaaccttaaactttatagaaaacgaccaataccgtctcatatcgggaaatgtaggaaaatttcgtatcgaccgatacggctgatattcgaccgatacggccgatattatcgggcgaatatcgtatccccgatatccttcttatcgtatcgttctgggccgatatccgaaatatccccgatatatcggccaatacggccgatattgactacattgactGTGACATATAGGAGTGGTCGACTCAACTATTGACGCTTATGGTACGAATTGGTTACCtgtaaaaaacaaaataaaaccaatGAGCAGAGCAGTAAATGAGCAAAATTGATCAGGCAAATTAAAACGCTGCAGCTGAATATGTTCCGGCAGTTCGCTTGTATGATTAGTGTGGGAAACTTTGTTCATGTTGGAAACATATTATATAaagcaaggtttgaaaaacaggtCACGGCTCaggtgatttacagttaataaaTGGTTAGTGTAGGAAACTTTGTTCACGTTGGAAACATATGATATGaagcaaggtttgaaaaacaggtCACGGCCACTGACCGTGACCGTTATAAtgcgttttgacgggtgtgagcacgtttcaGGCGAGAATCGCGTTATTTAGGAAAAAAACGCGTTTTTTATACGTTATTCTAAAATAATGGGCGTTAtaacggttaaatagaaaatgaaaaagaattatGGTTTGGAATTCCTATCTAACGGTTACAACGCGCGTGAAAACAGTTATAACGGGTCAAATAACGTTGTTATAAcgttttctatatatttttattttattttattatttttaaaatattagttgtaattttttaatctttaatttaaaatataaagaattataaaaaaatatttttatattcttttttattaaaaaacggttataactgacgtgaaaacgggaaaaatggtctaaaaaacttacgttaaaatgttatt
The nucleotide sequence above comes from Papaver somniferum cultivar HN1 chromosome 8, ASM357369v1, whole genome shotgun sequence. Encoded proteins:
- the LOC113304772 gene encoding uncharacterized protein At4g22758-like encodes the protein MSSSTQQLAAVGGRETSSDINQPSTSDHRSMKIRRLDINPKGMDDSRKKLTKLLLNVTIERSLGPVQVITSSEKSVEELIKSALEIYVKEKRRPLLIETNPNSFELHYSQFCLESLNPAEKLISLGSRNFFLCLKPTVIVKSISCSNEANQKEANKSSYFMWTRFMDFLL